Genomic window (Balearica regulorum gibbericeps isolate bBalReg1 chromosome Z, bBalReg1.pri, whole genome shotgun sequence):
ACCTGAGGAGTTTGTGATTGTGATATCTGATACTGATAAACAAAACGGTGCCCCACCAGGGCTGTAAAGTGACTGCTTGCAAACCTGTTTGAACTGAATGAACTCTCACTGAAATCACCTTTTGAAAAACTAAATTTGAGACTTTTCTTGATTTGAAGGTTTTCCTTACATCTAACTGTCCTGAatttaatgcaaatttaaacaaactgaaCAAGTAAAACTCTCAGCAGATTAGCAGTGTCATGGGAAATTGGTCTCTAAACCCAGTCATCATTTCAGATTATCTTTACCATGATACCTCCTCCAGATTGTAAAATATCAAGCGGATAAAAATCAACTTTTCCATGACCACAatgagtaattaaaaaaatggaacaatGATAAAGCTGCTTGTAAAAGCCACCCGTATGAAAAGAGTACAtgtttcacaaaaataattgttaaaaaaagtattaaatccctgttccttttctctgattttggctgtttatttttatatatatatatatatatgtatgtatatatgtatatatatactgtTTTGGAATGTCAATGGGTTCCAATATGGCTGGCTAGTTTCAAGATGAACTTGCTCCAGAGGCCTAGAAAACAAAGTCATACAGCACAGTCTTAGACAAATGccaaaagacaaggaaaaaccGAGTCAAAGGGGTCACTGGAAACCATAAAGAAAGAAGTGcaaaaaagtgttctttttcttgtgaCTTGATCAAGAACAGAAGGTCCTATATGTTTCCTCCTCACTGCTATTAATAcctatttaaaatacaactgcATTTAGGGCATTTCACTTTTAGAACTAATTGTCATGTCTAAGAAATATCTGCATTTCAAGgagactgaaacaaaacagtaaagactattttctaaaaaagatggggggaaaaagaaaaattaatgtcaTTTTCAAACACCAAATTTTGGGACTACAGGCACTACTAGTACAGAACAGATTTATGAATGATCCTATTCTAGGTGTAACTGAGGCCTTTATCAACTTTGGGAAAAGGTATCAGAAATTTTAGAGGTAACTGCTGTGTCCTGTCCTTGTTAGGAAGCGAGATCCTAATATTTCAGAACCTATTCCACTGGAGCTGAACACCCCAAAATGAAAGAACACTTGAGAAAACAAGACCCAGTCAGTTCCAAACAAGAATATCACATGAGCAGCAGAACTGGGAGTAATTCAGCAGGTGACACTCAGGCTGAGCCCCAAGTGCTCAGCATCTTCTCCAGCAGTCCTAGGAGGACTTTTGGCCAGTGCCAGGCTCAAGTGCCTAGACTCCAGTTCCTAAAAGAACAAGACCACCCTTGACTTGCAAGTACTTGGTTTGCCCCTTTACAAGGCGCAGGATGAATAAAAGTTTTAACATCCAGGCTTTAGGCAGTCAAGTACAAAAGTCTGAGTAGCAGTCTGTGCTAGCACTGATGAGAGCAAAAGTGGAAAACCCCTTAAGGTACAGCAGCTGTTTGAATTAGAGATTAACATAATACATTTTCAGACTGAGATTTTTTGTGCATGTGACTAGATGGTTTGCAAACCCCATTCTCTATCATTTTAACAGCACCTTTACATTTACAATGTTCACACCACTCTGAAAAACCCAACATTAGTGTCTGTTTGAACAGCTAGAATTACtcccagaagaaaacagtaaatgagCATAGAATTAGGTTTTTTTAGATGTATAAACACAGCAGCATTTAGGCACAAGCAAATCTAGAAACTGGTATGCTATAATGAAATAGCAAGACACACAAAGCTACACATCTATCCATTCTACAGCAGGAACCCATTCCAGCTAGATCAAAAAGTGCTCATGCAACATGGCTTCacatacataatttaaaaaaaaattctactgtTAGCGTACACTTATTTAGGTTCCATTTGGTTAAAAAATTGTCCCCATGGTAACGAACTGCATCAGGCCCCAAATACTCTGAGAAAGTaatgatggaaaatattttatttcacaaagtCAAATTGCACAATGACAAGTCATACCTTGCCCAGCCTGGGTCTCCACCATATGCTCTCAGTTCTCCACCTTCCAAACTCATCCTCCTATCTGTTATTTGTACCATGTATAGCTGTTCCTTATTCCAGGCTACTCAGACATGCAATGCCTTCCTAACAGGCACACCATAAGTAAAACAGGCTGCAGAAGCATAAATGATGCATTGTTCACTGTCTGTGTATCTGACAGTGTGAGATGGAAAGAGCGCACAAGAGACAAGCAACATAAGTAGTTggcaataaaaacaaacaactgggAGAAATGTCATTTGAGCAGGTTGAAAGGAATCACTGTATCCAAGTCCTTGGCACCGTATAAAATTTGGTGAGAGCTTTAAATGCCTGGTCCTACTTTGCAACAATGGATGCGCTCAGTAGTGTTCTTCAGGCTTTTACAGTGAAcgtaagataaaaaaaaattgttcagttCAGGGCTGAAAAGAGGATTAAAGTCAAAATAGCCCAATGAATTCCAGAGTCATCTTATTCTGAGAGTACTCAGCAGCTGGGGCTGTATACCACATAGCACGCATACTAATCCTAATGAAATTGTTTATTTCATATGACACAGTTCCTTTCATCTTACTTTAACAGGAGATGGTCTCAGCTGTGACAAACACTCTGCCATCCAGGTGATAGGCAAgctcacaaacagaaaaagcagaacatctTGAGTGATACAGAGAACAAAAACTTCTCCTGAAGAAGTGCAGTCAGTAAAGACAAAGAGGGAGAAGAAGTAAAAGTGAAATTCTTGGAGGATCGCCACCTCCTCATCTGCACCTACCATTGGTTTTAGCTCTCTGCCCTCAGCTCCACCTCCCCGGCCAGCTTCTCTCATAGATTTCCTACTATTCTCCACAAACTCCTGAAAAATagtaatatagaaaaaaaatgctttcttagaGCAGACTCCAAACATCAAATCTCAATACAAAACTTCAAGATGTAACTGCTCAAAATGTCAACACAACTTGCTCCTCCCACTTCTCTGGGTCAAGACTTGTCCACAAAGTACCAAAAGAGCCTGCCAAATAGCCACAAGGGTCCCCCTCATTTAATTCTGGAAGCCAGGCAGGTATTTGCCTGGTGTGCTGTTACAACTTTCACATTTTCCACACAACGCTCTCCTTTACAAGGAAGGTAGGTCGGAGGGTGGTTGTCAAAAAACCCAGAGATCCTAGTTATTACCATGTATCCTGTGAACTGCGTGTAATGTTAGAAGTCCATCAAATATAGGCACTTGGAGATAATTACTTGCAAGGTCTTGTGGATTTCCCTAACGTCCCTCAATTCAAACTCTTAAATTTGTCACCAGCTCAGAATCACCGACTCAAACATTAGCAAAGGTGCTAATtctaagtacttttttttttccttaaaggcAAGCATTCTGTAGCAAATTTCAGTGAactttaactgcattttttgaCATTGACTGTTCACTAAAGAAACCCACAATGCTCTTATGATTCATCTGTGCTGTCTTCTGAGACATTCTACTCTTATTCTGTGATAAAAAGCAACTAATCAGCTATCATTTTATTATATACTCTAAACTTCTAGTGTTTTACTAAAAATTTAACCTTAATTTCTCAACATGTTTTTCCAACAagtaaccagaaaaaaaattacgcTAAGAAGTCATGAAAGTGTCCCTCTAGCTTACACACGTGGGTACATTTTACAGGGACATATTCTATggttgccatttaaaaaaattatcaacaAAATGACCTACTCgacaacaacaaaatgaatgGCTTGAGGAGcagaatttttccatcttgGTCTCTAGCTAGAATGAACAGGGAATAAGATGGGACAAACAAGTAAGAACTGAATTGTACAAAGGACCTTGACATAACATCTAGGCTCATGGACAGAACATAGTATCTGTTGTCTCTGTGCATTAGAGACTGAGAAGCAAATTCTGGTTCCTGTCtgtctgaaagaagaaaagctccaGTGTGATTACTATCTGCGAGTGGGGTAGAAtattctgttgggtttttttctcccatgtcCCAAGAGAGGTCCTTCTTAGGAAAGTATAAAAACCAAGCCTTTACcccttgttttgcttctttccatTCTGCGCTGTATCATTTACAAGAAATGATACCCAAAGGTGTGATTCTGCAAGACAACTGCTCATCTCACAGCCAGTATATAGAAGCCAATACCAGTGACGTCAAGGGAAGAAAGCGTCATTACTTATCTGATGCTCATTAGACCACACTGTTTGCTGATCAAGCCATGAACAAGACAACAAGGTAACCCAggtagaaaaaaagagtattaaaTTCAGCTAGTGAGTTCACTCCGCTCTCAAAATACCCATCTTATGAAACCATATCCTAAGCCTTAGAGAACTAGGGGAAACTTACCATGAGAACTTTATCCATGTAGAATTCCCTCCCAGGGCTCCCATCATTGTATTTTGTGTCAATGGCAAAACATAAGAAAAGGACATCAACAACCATTTCATAAATGGAAAGGAAGCAGTGAGCAACCAGGAATGCAAAGAGGCAGACAATGATGAGTGGCAGCACCCAGATGGTGTAATCTCGTTGGTAATTCAGCAACATAATCCCAGCCAAACCTGTACTGCAGACAATCAGGACCTgatgaagaaaacacaagacAACTCTAGTGGCAGaagctttttgattttttagttttgttttggtttttttttaacctatgtGCTTCTTGCTCTGCCAGGGCTAGAACTGGGGGTTACAGATACAGTGGTAATGGTATTTTTACCTCCTGAATTCCCCACATTCCTGAGAGTAAATGACATGGGGGgtgggcggggagggggaggcaggtCTTGGAGGGACAGTATGTTTTACATTGTGCTGGCAGAAACAACTTCCAAGCTTGTCTTATCTCTGTCTCATATCCATACGGGGAAAGAGATCAGAATTCGTGTGAGGCACTTCACGTAACAGTGTCCACAGAACTATACTATGTGTGAGGCCCTAACTGCTATTTCACTGGCTACCGGTTTGGTCTTTGGGAATAACAAAAGGACTAAAACAATTGTAGTGGCCACTcaacatttttaacattattattattatgaactGCAGCTAAACACAAAATTGTAAAATAGGCCAGATTTACTGAATAGTGAAAAAAACGGGTTGCACTGATAGAGGAAACAGGCTGGCAGGCTAGCATTGTTCTAGCTGATACTATTTTTTATATGCTGCACTGTTCATTTCAACATTTCTGTCACCTGTGCATTTCTCTAATAATTAGAAAGACATCTTTTCAGGGAGATGTTTCCTAACACCTTTTGAACACTTCCATAAAACCACATGTAATTTCATGGTATCCCAAGCACCTATATGGTCATTATGTGTTTACTTCTCCTCACACCTTATCAACTGGATTAAAAGTTCAGCGCACTGTGCTCTGACTTAATAAAAGTAGAGGAATGTAATAAGAAAGACAGTTCAGTCCCCACTGGCAGTTCCTCACAACAGGCTCCTAAACTACCTTCCTGAGTCCAAGCTTGTCATAAATGGTGATCAATAACGTGCGAATTTTCAGCATAAACCTGGAGAGCCCTTACTAAACagaatttaaaggaaatggTTGCTTTCCTTACAATTCTAGATTTTAACCACAAAACCAATCAAAAACTCAGAACTTCTAATGATCGCTTTTCTGTTGagtccttaaaaataaattcatgcaAAAGGTGTCATCATCTTCAGCTATTCCTTTCTGATCGCTCTTACTTAACATAAGTGGGTCATCTGTTTATCCTCCCTATCCTGGACAGTCCCTTCCTCATATGATGCAGCTAGATGTGAAAAAGTGCATGCTAAAAACAGGAATTTGAAGGCATTTTGTATCTGGGGTGCAAGCCATTGCTAAAGAAAGCTTGCCACTACATAGGTCAGTAACAATTGTATACAGCAGTTGTACACATACCTTTCCTAGAAACAGCATAAAATCCCCAACTGTGTTTATAGCAGCCACTCGCAGAGCATTTTCCACTAGAATAACAAAGGCATCCTTTGCTGAGGTGCAGAAGTTGGTGCTGTTGATAGCAGTGGCTGTATATGCATTCTGGTAAAAGCAGATTGAAGATTTACTCATGGAATGATCAGATATTTCAGATGGAGGGGGCAAAGAAGGGCGAGAAGATATGGCTTCTGAATAAGTCACATAAGTTATATGATGTTACTGAACACACATTCCCTTGAGATTTGTTAAATCAAGCAGTATGTACCAGCTGACAAAAGACTATACAAGGTACAGAATTACTATTCTTCTCCTCCCTTGCTCATCATTTATGCACTAACAAGTTTATTCCAAAAAACTAATTAAACAGAATTTGCAATTTctctgcaggaggaggtgagcAGTGGCACAAGTACAGCAATTAAGTagtcagaaaaaataatctggaaataTAAAAGAGAGTCATACAAGTCCAGCACGATAATTTCTAGATACTTCACCAGATTGCATTCAAAGGTAGCCAGAACAATTTTCAAggattgtattttaaaatgctgccttctgctttcatttctgtatttccacaagcaaaaaaatgaacagtgaaAGGGATATTAAAGAGATGTTTAGAGATGTCCTTAACAGAGTTGGAACCACAGGCCAATAATATCTCTTTCACAAATGGATCTAACCAGCCAGTGTATCACAACttgcaactttttttccactttgtagATTATGACAACAATTTGATGTTATGTACAGTTTTTCAGTTGTGTAAATCTTAAATATGACACCTAGAAAAGCTTCATTCTCTTTTCAtaacaaacatattttgaaacTCAGATGTGGTTTGATAGAGTGGACATAAGGAGGAACATCTCCAATCACTAAACAATTTTTTATAAAGTTGAGATACCATGCTCACAAAGATGAACACCAGGTATTTTCCATCTTGGCAAGGTAAACAAAGACTAATGTAGTGATTTTCAGTGCAATTTCAGTAATGGAGACAAGACTGAAATACCTTCATTGAAACTGAGTTTCAAAGTATGATACCTTATGTGTCAGCCTCAGACTGCATTCTGGGAATCACATATATTATCAGCCCTTACTTAAAACTTGAATGTTGAAAATCTTACCTGATTTAAGTAGGTCAGGCACTTTTCTAGACACCAAAGGCAGCAGATGCAGGCTTTGAGCATACAACGAGCACAAGCATTTTCCTAGGAAAGCACAGAATGtgggaaaacaaagataaaaagtaaaaccaacAGATCTTAAGAAAACAATATTCTTGTTTCAGTAACTGATACTCAGCTTGGTACCTTAAGCAGTCCCTCTCAATCCCATGGTCCTTTAATgaccaaatatttcaaaacaagacTTCCAGCCCACACatagattaaattaaattagcTGTAAATGCAACAGGCATtgattttcagtaagaaaatggAATCTGTTTATCTCACTTTTCCTTTGAGTTGTGTGTGAATATACATAAGAATCATTCGTGGTATCTTCACTAGTGTGATAATGAAAGACCCCTTTGCCACCGTTCCTAGGTGGTAACAAACAAGACGATTAACAGATGCCAGAATTGGAGTAAATGGCAGattccttttctccctgttgaaaacagaaaaaaagaataaagtagaATGATCAATATGTATTTAGAATCATCTAGAAATAGTACAAATTCACAATAAACTAATGTGCAAAAGGAATGCATTATCCTTATACTAGCTTTCAGTGTATATTGTTCACACTGACAGTCTGTGCAAGTCACAGTTTTGGCTTTAATGCAGTAATAGCAATTGGATAAGAAATCAGTATGTCTTAAGGGTACTCTTGCTAGCAGTTGGCTGCATTACTGCTATCGCCAAGTAGCAGTTTCTATAAAACTACATTTGGTCGTGTGCAATTCAAAACCTTCCCaaaaagtgagaaacaaagctaagatttttttcagtcagtctACTGATAAACTTGCCTTCCCCATTTCTCCTGTTCTGTTGGAGGTCTTTATGGAGACTTTGGAGAGGCtattactgttgttatttattaGGTAAATTCTTTTCTCagatgttttgcatttctggtTTAGCTATTATATCCTCAAGGAACTCGGTATTAAGCCTTAAAACAAGCTATTTTATTGCAACGTGGCTAGAGTATTTTTAATCTATCAGATGAATACTAACTTTCACAGTTTTGAAGCAAGTCCCTcttaaagtttttatttatatttcctaCCAAGGAAGCcacttctatttttctctcaaagAACAACTTTATTCAACATATAAAGAATGGCTCTTCTTCTTTATTAGAAATATGAACATAATACTAAGCATGCTAAAAGAACAAGTCCTaacatttcaaacaaacaatATCTGCTCAGCTTGggagaaagttattttcatgtGAGTTTCattcaaaaagataaaaaagtaGAGGCTTCATTCCACACAACTAATATCTGCGTAACTTAAACCTGAGATGTTAATGATTAAAATAGGTTTAccctgtattttcttccaattaACTTTTAGAGCTGAGGTGGGGGAAACCAAATTCTATTCCCTTTTGGGCGCAATACATAAAAAGTCTGAGCCTTACACCCAGGCAACCCACCACTCTCTCCTTTTGAGGTAAATGTGATTGAGGGCAGAGTTCATAATGCAGAACACCTTGATGTCTGTTATTGACCGAGTTGAAAGGAATCCATTTGGCTAAGGTGAATGAACAGTAAgcatatataaaacatttctccATAGATAACTTCACCTCATTTGCTGTGGAAAGCTGCTAATATGCAAAATAATGACAAAGTTCAAATTAATGCCCTTTCCTTTCTTACTAAGTCATTTTTCAGATTAGAATTGCACCATAAATGCAGAAAAGGTTAACAGTAGGGAGAAATGGGTACTTactaacataaaataaaattcctgttATGGAATGATAGGGTacagttgaaagaaaaatcattcacCTTCAAGTGATAGAAAATACATAAACTTACAGATGAAGCACATATATTGCTAACTCATCTATTTCAATGCAAAGTTATCCTCTCCTGTATTTTCTTAGTTTGTTACTCAATCTAGTTTAATTACTCACAAGATTACATCCCTGTAACATCTTGTAAAAACTTCACAGAGGTATTTCACTGGTATACTGGAGGACTTCATCgttaataaaataacaaaatttctGACAGCACAGTAAATTAATTCCTTGCCTTTGATATTGTTTTAAAGACTAGGGGAGATAAGGAGTCAAATGTAATTCAGATAACAGTCtcaattaaaaagacaaatcaaTTAAACATTTGTGATCTGAATCATGCACTTAAAAATTTCTgcatgcattatttaaaaaacaatttaaaaaacctcaGTCTTAAAAAGCATATGGTGAAAATATAGTGTGGCTGCTGGGTATCATTAGAAATTTTTATATACAATATTATTCATATGAAATGCTAGAAACACAGACCAAAACCCACTAGCTGAACTACATGTGTATTTAGGATACTTCTTGGGGATAGTATTACTCCAACATCTTGGTTTTCGTTCTGGAAGTAAACCACCATTGCTAAGTATCGTCACTCATGCTGCTCTTTATCCAGAGGAGTTGTATTTATACTGTTTGgaaaagactttgaaaacatctgaaataaaattactcaTCTAGTTCTTGAACAATGATGTAGTGTTTTGGGTGGCGGTGGTAGTGTTTAAGAAATTACCTAGGATGACACTTGGAGAAGCTTCATTAAATTATACTTTTATAAAATGGTTATTAGTGTACTTGCTTCTTTCCCTTACCAAAAATATTGCCATAGTTCTGCTCCACATACCAAAATGCAATATTTCAGATCACTGAAGTATCATTTATTCTCATGAAATACTAACAAAGCAcctgataccttttttttcccctgaaaaaccTAGGTCTTAAATGGCTAAATCCAGAACTtcaattttcagttatttaaggTAAATTTTAAGCAATtgtaatttcagaaaagttttcaaACACTTGAGACTAAAACCCTAAAGCTAAGTTTGTGGTTCTGAAATCAGTTTCTTATCTCTGCGAAACAAAATTCTTGTGCCTGAAGGTTGGTAAAACCATTGCTTAATAATCAATACTGCCTTCTTGAATAGCTAGCAGATACATGCAGAATAGCCAGCATAAAGTATGCCCTGGTACACAACTTAGTACACAAATATAGCAATGAAATATAGACCTGTAATTCACACATATTTTATATCACTTTTTATTTGAACATGATCTGGTCAGAATCTGTATGTAAATTACGACTCTAATAACACCTAAAGTAATCTTGTGTAAGAAAGATTAATGAAATGCTGTAAGTAATTTAAAGGacaatattttgcaattaaaataatagtcaattgcttttgatttttttttatcactacCAAGCTTATCAGCATTAATTACTAGCATTACAGATGATCTTCCAGGTGCATTCTGCTTTGTAAACAATCATCCGTGTCTGTCCAATGTGGACAGGTTGCAAGGCAAACAAGACTTAAGTCCTAAATATCAAGAATACCATCTTATAATCaggaaaacagattattttcagACTTGACGTAATTTTAAAAGAGTCAATACAATTCAACTGCTCTCCACCTTTCAGGAAGGGAGCAAGTATTCTCCCCAAAAGCTGTGTCCCTCATTATTTCTGCTAATTCTATTTCTAGGCTGCTCGCAGTAGAGCTGTCTCAGTTGTCCTTACCTTGTAAAATAGTACGTCACAACAGCCCCTGCTACTGTCATCTGCTGACAGGCTAGGATAAACTCACTGATCCAGATCAGTCCCACTACATGGTACCACCACATGTATTTCAAAGGGCCTGCCATCCGAAATTCAACGAATCCTTCTTCGTTTGGGACAGGAGtgcctaaaaataaatgaaggtaaaaaaaaggaaatggtgcTTACATCAGctcagaaagaagaaaccatCTGGTGTTAGCAGTTCATAACAGTCTACAGTAGAAGCTCTCTAGCTTCTACTAACACTACTACATGTCATGTTTAGGAAGATCATTCAGAAGAAAGATACAGCTTTGGAGATAATCAGTATAATGGCATTTgaaaaaagcactaaaaaatattctgagtgTACTCAAAATCTCGCcacactttttttaatttatagctACATGGTGAAAATTTCCAAAACTAACCACTACCAAGTAGCAAGAATTCTTATAATTAAACATGGTGGAAGCCTACCTTACTTATTCTTAATTTCAGTCTGTAGCTCTTGGTATTATTCATACAGTCAGAGTCAGTATTAAACTTCATAGCTCCTTACATCCAGATGCCAACATTACCAatcacttttgttttccttatagTGAGTCTTTATTTCAACAGTATTTGTAGCTTTAAAGATATTTATTCTAAACATATGATTTCATACATTCAGAAATCCATTGACTCTGTCTCATCTGAACAGCGATATCATGTGTTGAGACTGACAGTACATGTCAGAACCCTCCTAGGATAAGCCCTCTTTCAATGTGTTAACCCACATTGAGATGTTTTATCTCATACAAGTTATGTGAACAGCTGATgagattcagaaaaatactgaaagtaaCATCACGTGTATAAAATGCTTACCTTGAAAATCATTAAGACTTAGCATTGATAGCACCTTCTCCACCTTCTTAGTTATGCTTTTACGCTTAtataaaaaatagtattttcttgtgAATAAATTGAactattgaaataattttagttttagCAAACAAGCTCTTCATAAGCGTAGGCTTTGTCTCATACACAGATAACATACTCTTTTTCAGTTCTCCTGGTTTGGATTGAAAAAATCCGGCCCTGTTTGCACAAAGATTTTGCTTAACTGCTATCAGTGAAGATATTGAGTGTATATAAAGCTAAAGGCATAAATCAGTCTTTGCAGAATCAAGGCCAATTGAAGAGTTCTgtcagaaaaatacttcatcaGCCTAAATTCTGCTACAATTCTCAGTCCCTCTGCAGTAGTCTTTAACTCACAGAGTGAAGCATGGGACTGAGACTTAACTCCCTTTCAGAGGTAAACATTTTCCGCACATAGCACAACAtataatgaaaactaaaaatttcAACAGTAATAAGAACAAGAACATGTGAATTCTATTACCTCCATCCCTTGCTAGAAATTCAGGctatgtaataaaaaatatttgtcttgtaTTATACTGAAATAGCTCTGTGACCTgaaacactgctgcttttgtatCAGCGGAAacaataaatttcaaaattctAAGGTTTTAATAATGAATGATGGTCTCTATTGTCCATAACTTACTGCAAAATAACACAGGCATctcccattttaaaaagcagttgcTAGGTTTCTCTGCTGAAGTAACTAAGATTTGAACCTATAGGATCAACTAATTTCTAGAAGCTCTTGTTGGACTCTGAACACAAACAAAGCTTTCA
Coding sequences:
- the SLC44A1 gene encoding choline transporter-like protein 1 isoform X1 — translated: MGCCSSAAQSSKREWKPLEDHSCTDVPWLLLFILFCVGMGFICGFSIATGAAARLLSGYDSYGNICGQKNVKVEGIINSGLDLTHKKYVFFLDPCNIDLVHQRIKSLALCVSACPRKELKTLADIQKFAETNGSTLCSYELQPSEYTTDPRAAKLCPKYPVPESAPIPFFHRCAPVNISCYAKFAEALITFVSDSSVLHRLISGVMTSKEIIMGLCLLSLVLSMILMVIIRYISRVLVWILTILVILGSLGGTGVLWWLYAKQQMSASAVETQIAKDNLQALLIYAISATVFTVILFLIMLIMRKRVALTIALFHVAGKVFIHLPLLVFQPFWTFFVLILFWTYWITVLLFLGTTGTPVPNEEGFVEFRMAGPLKYMWWYHVVGLIWISEFILACQQMTVAGAVVTYYFTREKRNLPFTPILASVNRLVCYHLGTVAKGSFIITLVKIPRMILMYIHTQLKGKENACARCMLKACICCLWCLEKCLTYLNQNAYTATAINSTNFCTSAKDAFVILVENALRVAAINTVGDFMLFLGKVLIVCSTGLAGIMLLNYQRDYTIWVLPLIIVCLFAFLVAHCFLSIYEMVVDVLFLCFAIDTKYNDGSPGREFYMDKVLMEFVENSRKSMREAGRGGGAEGRELKPMVGADEEVAILQEFHFYFFSLFVFTDCTSSGEVFVLCITQDVLLFLFVSLPITWMAECLSQLRPSPVKVR